GGTGAATCATCATCATTCATTTCAATAAGGATATTGTCGGACTTAATATCACGATGCGCAATGCCATGTCGATTAATATGCGCCGTAGCTTCAAGCAATTGTGCCAAAAGCAATAGTTTGGTACGTGCGCTCAGTTTGTGTGAATCCAGTAGCGCGCGCAAGCTGTAGTCGTAGCGTTTCATCAACAAATAAAGCGACATATTGCGTCCATAACCATGTGGATTGATGCGTTGCGGCTGCGCAACTGGGTAAAGTATATGGCCGTCGGGGAAGTTGCGAACCTCATCGCAGAAGAAGCCAAACATGCAGACTATATTTGGATGCGGCGGCAAAGTGAGTGTTTGATTTTGTAGTAAGCGTTCCCACTCTTCTGAGCCGTCATTCATGCGACGCGCACGTGCCGGCACGGTCTCCTTGTACATGGCGCGCAGAATGGAAAGTGCATTACTTTGTATGTCATAGTTGAACATCATTTTCAAAGCGAGCGGATACCGATTTATACCAGCTAATGGCGCATCTATGGATTCCTGCAAACATAGAACTTTATTAGTGTTTTCCATAAAGCATAACAATACACAAATTTATACGTACGAGCCCTTGCATGCCACTACTAATACCAGAGAAACCAGCATTTCTATCACTAATCAAATCGTTGCCTAATTTCTGTATATTTTCTTCTTCCAAGTCACTGGTGCGTCGTGCACTACGCTCGGCGACAAAAGCGGCAGCCGCGGAGTTCTGATTATACAATTCATTAAGATTATCCATGGAGCTGCCGAAATTGTGTACAAAACGGGACATATTCTGTATTGGAGACATCAATTCTGGATGGAAAGATTGTTGTTGAAGTGGTACAGCTGCGGTAGTGCGCGCCATAGCAGTTGCTGCTTCGGCGTCATGCGTTGCATCTAAGGCAGGCGTTTCTACAGATGTAGAGTTATGACTTGCGTTTTTAAATGCTGCCGAATACACTACTGCAGCACAGCCTTTTGCAATAGCCGGTCCCACGTCCAATTTATCGATACTGAAGTCACTATTTAGACTTTCGGATATTTCATCATAATTCCAAGAAGCTTGTAGACGACCGGCGGCTTCACGTATCTCCCAACACACACCCTCCAATTCGTCCTCTTTTGTTAACACACCAGCGCCGGAGGCTAAACTGACACCGACCAGTGCAAAGAAGGGTGCAGAATCGCCATAGAAGAGTTTTTTAGTTGCTTGCGTGCGTAAGTCTTGTGAATAATTGGTTGTGACGCGATTTAAGATATTGTCGATGAAAACTTTGCGCGCATGTTGGCCAACGCTTAAGAGGCCGGTACGTGGCAGCGACTTTGCCGTGCCACTTGTAGCTGCATGTGTAATGCCTTGAAGCGCTCCTCTAGCCGGCAAAGGTTGAGCGGACGCGGTAACACTAACAGCGCCCGACTACACgcgataaatatttaaataatgttaATGAAGAAAGCATATAGTAGCATTCAATTCTAATGTAACATACCCTTAAAGAGTTGGGTAAGCTTCGGCGCGTCTTCTCGCGGTTTTGTTCCAAAATGTTGACGTGTATATCGCGTTTCCAGTAACTTTGTAGGAAGTAGCGACCATGTTTAACCAGTCGTAAGGTTAGTAGGCGCACAGACATCCTCGTCGCTTTCTAGTGATACGCCTATGCACTGTTATTGTAATTGCAATGAAACACCCACAAACACAATAGCTGGTTTCGCACTTTTTCTCAATTACTTGCTTCAATAGCAGACGGCGCCGTAGATTTGTTCGTGTTTGTGTTTGCTGCTGTAATAGTAACTgctatgcaaaatatttacgtCGCAGAAACGAAAAACCAAGACATAAAAAGCGTATTttcgtaaaatatatattatgtggAATTTGGTATACTCACGTTTTACTTATATTCGCGAAAAATTCTGATATCTTTATAACGTACACAGCAGCGTATTGCACACATTGAATATGATTGGCGTAGCAAGTGctacttccttacttttttgcaATTATCTAACAATAGCAATATTTTCACGCTTGGCGACTTGCTAGATGTTAAAATGGATTTAATATGTTACAACAAAGCTTGTAAATAGCTGCACAACTTTTGTTTGGATTATTTATTAACTCTCTTACCATAAATTGTAGATAATTAAGCGAATTCTACTGGTTGtgctttgt
The DNA window shown above is from Bactrocera tryoni isolate S06 chromosome 4, CSIRO_BtryS06_freeze2, whole genome shotgun sequence and carries:
- the LOC120775264 gene encoding uncharacterized protein LOC120775264 → MSVRLLTLRLVKHGRYFLQSYWKRDIHVNILEQNREKTRRSLPNSLRSGAVSVTASAQPLPARGALQGITHAATSGTAKSLPRTGLLSVGQHARKVFIDNILNRVTTNYSQDLRTQATKKLFYGDSAPFFALVGVSLASGAGVLTKEDELEGVCWEIREAAGRLQASWNYDEISESLNSDFSIDKLDVGPAIAKGCAAVVYSAAFKNASHNSTSVETPALDATHDAEAATAMARTTAAVPLQQQSFHPELMSPIQNMSRFVHNFGSSMDNLNELYNQNSAAAAFVAERSARRTSDLEEENIQKLGNDLISDRNAGFSGISSGMQGLESIDAPLAGINRYPLALKMMFNYDIQSNALSILRAMYKETVPARARRMNDGSEEWERLLQNQTLTLPPHPNIVCMFGFFCDEVRNFPDGHILYPVAQPQRINPHGYGRNMSLYLLMKRYDYSLRALLDSHKLSARTKLLLLAQLLEATAHINRHGIAHRDIKSDNILIEMNDDDSPPVLVLSDFGCCLADKVHGLQIPYTSYDIDKGGNAALMAPEIINKQPGPFAVLNYAKADLWACGAIAYEIFGQRNPFYSSSGGLALANGEQTLSLRNSDYKENDLPPLNDECPAIVQQLIYNILNPSPAKRVSPDIAANIMQLFLWAPSKWLKAGGMPNSPEILQWLLSLTTKVMCEGRAAVDQLSFNESGRRTYVEYLLICSFLARARLRRIRGALSWIQDVVVA